A single genomic interval of Aureliella helgolandensis harbors:
- a CDS encoding peptidase M42, which translates to MSDARFALMKKILSAPSPIGLEASMTRGVLEPHLRSLMLPNWKIHTFKGNAGIVLDTAPERPDAFSVMVIGHADKIRMQVRSIGEDGKIWVNSDSMLPTTLLGHKVQLFSENPQELGSWRILRGGTIEAIGAIHFADAQVRSGEKGIKADMLYLELHIHGEDKKGQVEALGIRPGDPIIFDRPIEAGFSPDTFSGAYLDNGLGCFVTAEIARLIAESKGLKNVRFLGAMASHEEIGRFGSRVLTEQFRPDVTIAVDVAHDFVAAPGISDRRYEPLEMGKGFTLTHGAVCSASLNSMITAVAAENKIPVQHELAGRDTGTDAMAAVLAAVDSAAASIGIPIRNMHTISESGHTGDVDTAIHGLYQLLVKMDSMHAGKGVTRLDLQDGHPRLDNSSALTHQPAADTAK; encoded by the coding sequence ATGTCCGACGCGAGATTCGCGTTGATGAAGAAGATCCTGTCTGCTCCAAGTCCCATTGGGCTCGAGGCCTCCATGACGCGAGGTGTGTTGGAGCCGCATCTACGTTCACTGATGCTGCCCAATTGGAAGATCCACACGTTCAAAGGCAACGCTGGAATCGTGTTGGATACCGCTCCCGAACGGCCAGATGCGTTTTCTGTGATGGTGATTGGACACGCCGATAAGATTCGGATGCAAGTACGCAGCATCGGCGAGGACGGAAAAATCTGGGTCAACTCCGACTCGATGCTTCCCACGACGTTGTTGGGACACAAAGTGCAATTGTTCAGTGAGAATCCCCAGGAACTCGGCAGTTGGCGGATCTTGCGGGGAGGCACCATCGAAGCCATTGGCGCCATTCATTTCGCCGATGCGCAAGTTCGCTCGGGCGAAAAGGGGATTAAGGCAGACATGCTCTACTTGGAACTGCATATTCACGGCGAGGACAAGAAGGGACAGGTTGAAGCCCTAGGAATTCGGCCCGGTGATCCCATTATTTTCGACCGTCCCATCGAGGCAGGATTTTCTCCCGATACGTTCTCAGGCGCCTACCTCGACAACGGCTTGGGCTGCTTCGTGACCGCAGAGATCGCCAGATTGATCGCCGAGTCCAAGGGGCTGAAGAACGTCCGCTTCTTGGGGGCGATGGCTTCGCACGAGGAAATCGGTCGATTTGGCAGCCGTGTGCTGACGGAACAATTTCGGCCTGATGTCACCATCGCAGTCGACGTCGCGCATGATTTTGTCGCTGCGCCGGGCATCAGCGACCGACGCTATGAGCCTCTAGAGATGGGCAAGGGCTTTACGCTCACTCACGGAGCGGTTTGCAGTGCCAGCCTCAATTCGATGATTACCGCTGTAGCCGCCGAGAACAAGATCCCAGTCCAACATGAGTTGGCAGGACGCGATACGGGAACCGACGCCATGGCCGCAGTGCTAGCTGCTGTAGATTCGGCTGCTGCGTCGATCGGGATTCCGATTCGCAACATGCACACCATCTCGGAATCGGGGCACACCGGCGATGTCGATACCGCCATCCATGGCCTCTACCAACTCCTGGTGAAGATGGACAGCATGCATGCAGGAAAAGGCGTCACACGCTTGGATTTGCAGGATGGCCATCCTCGCTTGGATAACTCGAGCGCACTTACCCATCAACCGGCGGCGGATACTGCCAAGTAA
- a CDS encoding dienelactone hydrolase family protein, translating into MRFACSLLLSLLSCVPALADIQTKWVDYTDGEVALQGFVAWDDNQASQPAPGILVVHQWMGLTDYEQTRCQQLAKLGYVAFALDIYGKGVRPADPQEAAQFSGKYKSDRALYRRRLNLGLEQLQAQAGVAPAKIAAIGYCFGGTGVLELARSGADIQGVVSFHGGLDSPDPQAGKNVKAKVLMCHGADDPFVPAEGVEALRAEFNAADVDWQLIEYSGTVHSFTQPMAGNDNSKGAAYNKSSDQRSWRAMRSFFSELFE; encoded by the coding sequence ATGCGTTTTGCGTGTTCATTGTTGTTGAGTTTGCTGAGTTGCGTTCCTGCGCTGGCAGACATCCAGACCAAATGGGTAGACTACACCGACGGCGAAGTCGCATTGCAAGGCTTTGTTGCCTGGGACGACAATCAAGCGTCTCAACCGGCACCTGGGATTCTGGTGGTACACCAGTGGATGGGGCTGACCGACTACGAGCAAACTCGCTGCCAGCAGCTTGCCAAGCTGGGATATGTAGCTTTCGCGCTGGATATTTACGGCAAGGGCGTGCGGCCCGCCGATCCCCAGGAAGCGGCGCAATTCTCGGGAAAATACAAATCGGACCGGGCGCTCTATCGTCGACGACTCAATCTAGGACTGGAGCAATTGCAAGCTCAAGCGGGCGTGGCACCTGCCAAGATTGCGGCGATTGGCTACTGTTTTGGTGGTACAGGAGTGTTGGAGTTAGCCCGTAGCGGTGCCGACATCCAGGGAGTCGTAAGCTTCCATGGTGGCCTCGATTCGCCTGATCCTCAAGCTGGCAAGAACGTCAAGGCAAAGGTTTTGATGTGCCATGGTGCCGATGACCCGTTTGTACCGGCCGAGGGCGTTGAGGCGTTGCGAGCAGAATTCAATGCAGCGGATGTCGATTGGCAGCTGATTGAATACTCCGGAACCGTCCACTCCTTCACGCAGCCGATGGCTGGAAACGACAATTCCAAAGGTGCCGCCTACAATAAGAGCTCGGACCAAAGATCTTGGCGCGCCATGCGTTCATTTTTCAGTGAGCTGTTTGAATAG
- a CDS encoding DUF1559 family PulG-like putative transporter: protein MRRRSQSSGFTLVELLVVIAIIGILVGLLLPAVQAAREAARRMQCQNNVKQLVLASHNFHDTYKGFPMAAEFGVGTAWGALILPYIEQGNAYNQMVFQEDSEGNYQWAAGLPGIPGDAAFSNPSYKFFKNIYVCETKMPAFRCPSSSFPENVADISGDNWIVQRRAPSNYLGCVSGVLTDDRRPQNVSAPWGGSGTVEVISDLDGVFIQKVNHQRIKRNGASYGLIGSKIGSITDGTSNTIAIGEAESDIQVVPDMGVVRENNSPMMGRKDHWSIGSDDIDTTNQGDMSECLGSTGVRMNAKPVPPGSPEFAAYELSFGSRHVGGASFGLADGSVRYLSESIDATIYSSLGTRNGGEVAQLDQ, encoded by the coding sequence ATGAGACGTCGTTCACAAAGCAGTGGCTTCACACTGGTCGAACTACTGGTAGTCATCGCCATCATTGGAATCTTGGTAGGACTGCTGTTGCCTGCGGTTCAAGCTGCTCGCGAAGCGGCCCGCAGAATGCAGTGCCAGAACAATGTCAAACAGCTAGTTTTGGCTAGTCATAACTTTCACGATACCTACAAGGGCTTCCCGATGGCGGCGGAATTTGGCGTGGGTACCGCTTGGGGCGCTCTCATCCTCCCCTACATCGAACAAGGCAATGCCTACAACCAGATGGTTTTTCAAGAAGATTCTGAAGGCAATTACCAGTGGGCAGCCGGGCTGCCTGGTATCCCTGGAGATGCAGCCTTCAGCAATCCTTCGTACAAATTCTTCAAGAATATCTACGTCTGTGAAACGAAGATGCCCGCATTTCGCTGTCCATCTTCCTCATTTCCAGAGAACGTTGCTGATATCTCCGGGGACAACTGGATCGTACAACGCCGTGCTCCATCCAACTACCTGGGATGTGTCTCTGGCGTGTTGACCGACGACCGACGTCCCCAGAATGTGTCCGCTCCCTGGGGAGGCTCCGGTACCGTCGAGGTGATTAGCGATCTAGACGGAGTCTTTATCCAAAAAGTCAACCATCAACGTATCAAACGCAACGGCGCCAGCTACGGATTGATCGGTTCAAAAATTGGCTCCATTACCGATGGGACGTCGAACACCATTGCTATTGGTGAGGCCGAATCGGACATTCAGGTTGTCCCTGACATGGGAGTGGTTCGCGAAAACAACAGTCCGATGATGGGGCGGAAAGACCATTGGTCCATCGGCAGCGACGATATTGACACGACGAATCAAGGCGATATGTCCGAATGCTTAGGGTCGACCGGAGTTCGGATGAATGCCAAGCCCGTTCCGCCAGGGTCTCCAGAGTTTGCCGCCTACGAACTCAGCTTTGGAAGTCGGCATGTCGGCGGCGCTAGCTTTGGATTGGCTGACGGTTCCGTACGCTACCTCTCCGAGAGTATCGATGCCACAATTTACAGTAGCCTTGGCACCAGAAACGGTGGCGAAGTAGCGCAACTCGACCAGTAG
- a CDS encoding DUF4198 domain-containing protein, whose product MSERFRIFTLCFTACLALASGCGKPPMQSVQGNVVLDGKPIENCKVGFFPDTEQFNADRHGFGFGVTDSEGNFTIQHPQGEQGIWAGKYKVTFVAWVTKAGKPLSIDIKPSEVDGGVRNLFPQIYEAPSTTKEKVTVTRGENIFNFDIQTL is encoded by the coding sequence ATGTCGGAGCGTTTTAGAATCTTCACCCTGTGTTTTACAGCGTGCCTAGCACTGGCCAGCGGTTGCGGCAAGCCTCCGATGCAATCAGTTCAGGGCAACGTGGTGTTAGATGGAAAGCCGATCGAAAATTGCAAAGTCGGATTCTTTCCCGATACCGAGCAATTCAATGCGGATCGCCATGGATTTGGGTTTGGTGTAACGGATAGTGAAGGCAATTTCACGATCCAACACCCACAGGGCGAACAGGGGATCTGGGCTGGCAAGTATAAGGTGACCTTCGTCGCGTGGGTCACCAAGGCTGGTAAGCCCCTGAGCATCGACATCAAGCCCAGTGAGGTGGATGGCGGGGTTCGAAATCTGTTCCCTCAAATCTACGAGGCGCCCAGTACGACCAAAGAGAAAGTCACGGTTACCCGCGGCGAAAATATTTTCAATTTCGATATTCAAACTCTCTAA
- a CDS encoding Ig-like domain-containing protein encodes MSFRRFDAFLPLSLSSQLRSPLRKRKLSRNRRRNLVRKQLVEQLEARELMALDILSVSPANEAMFVAVESNLVFNFSDAVVKGQGNIHVVDQSTGVLGIALDVNSPAVSIAGAEVTVDLPENLLKDAVYEIYIDSGAFIDTSTTETQDATLLVQDFDFLPLGPFEFENGGDGTDFTLDPPLGFSVDNSNMPGGGVPEWSGWSFADRDAWAQVDDQNRSSFTLANNTIAIADTDEWADTTPRDDGSFNSLLQSKTIQLDGVAASSVVVEFDSSFRPENSQVGVLEVRYDGGDWTNLLTLDPSNTSNAGNASNLNEHRSIEVDNPTSGEMEFRWGVVGANDWWWGIDNLHVTGDITGVPFAGVDSPAVWSFATEESPKLKLSIDPAEMNENGGSALGTVSRNGPPTEDMVVTLVSNDTSEATVPATVTILAGQTSATFPITAVDDALSDRIQIAAITASSVTHAAATAEINVLDDEGPKIVTLTPADDATDVDYQSNLSIAFDVDIKKGNGLVNLVRTSDNVLIASIDINSPLVTISGSTMTIDPPLNLDGLTGYYLRIDDGALLDTSTTSTPNATLLTQDFDLLNLNAFSHQTGGDGTDVTHTPPTGFAVDNSGITGGANSDWYGWSFADKESWLATNSSQGRAEFEFGSGNVAVADPGVWYNSTNDAVSFNSYLSTNPIDLSGVDAGSVAIEFDSSFVGALPQIGTLEVSYNGGGSWTEIMAFDADGRNAHIRIDSSTAVNTSQGGGTLRNKLLNPASGEMIFRFGVENAGNHRWWAIDNIKISGGVTGVPFQGIATPTDWNFTTAVAPTITLSTDKPTVSEGGGTITGTVTRNRDTVGDLVVTLTSSNTAEATVPATVTIPDGAASVDFVVTGVDDAIRDFDKLVTLSATATDYFSESTTVLVTDDDFPKPITFSPADDSLAVPVDSDLVIEFDEAVKKGNGFVHVLRASDNKVGFSIDIQSSAVTVAGSTVTINPTNDLIGDTDYYVSFDNGAILNLATSLSVGTTLLKQDFELLPLGPHVFETDGISPEGTDFTLTPPTGYSVDNSNMSPGGVPEWSGWSFARKEFWVEAAQQNRDDFTLGQGTIAIADADEFDDFSSLNRQFNSLFLSSPIDLTHVAAGTVQLEFDSSFLPEGSQTGIIDVTYDGGTTWENLKTIVTEGLINEHLTIPVTNPASGEMQFRFGLTGLNNWWWAIDNIHVTGAVSGVAFPGIANSDSTTTDATTWNFTTAAAPGLSVSVDSSAISESGGTAVGTVTRNTDTTAALVVTLSSTDAASVGIPTSVVIPAGQASTTFAIAAIDDSLADGLKQVTISASALGLLDGATSISINDNEVGDIVISEIMYNPNGGEPQTEWVELYNRGTTTIDLGGWTLDDEDGTDWGKIAEGIQLAPGQVGVLYNNFFDTISDTDFRTSWSVPTEAIVAGIFWGDLANDPTTTGEVNEVLTLIDAGGEPVEVVNYGNDGTQWPQIFDGPSIYLAQLTGDSQLGTNWMKSVVDTNDAIHPSGDIYDAADIGSPGRVSVTTDTDAPAISAVYAAADTWTTDFIDAVDGGGTGAGNGLGVAVVAGGATLPWNTVNRLYLQFSENVIQLDATSLEIRDSDGTLPFTFSYDANTHIATIDMEAAFSYSKLRLAVADSVTDASGNALDGDASGTAGGLFEMRFDVLPGDGDGDGRTTPADLNVLIGSLNRRAGQDGYNPFADWDTDSRGTPTDLSVLIQFLNRQISTLAEPAAAFPAAAALAVSAEGEQADSDELDQLDAFFATLGDAQEKNTTSKLLPLGSR; translated from the coding sequence ATGAGTTTTCGTCGGTTCGATGCGTTCTTGCCCTTGTCGCTATCTTCTCAGTTGCGATCGCCTTTGAGAAAGCGAAAGCTCTCGCGAAACCGCCGACGAAACTTGGTCCGCAAGCAGCTAGTCGAACAACTGGAAGCACGCGAGCTAATGGCGTTAGACATTCTAAGCGTGAGTCCGGCCAATGAGGCAATGTTTGTTGCGGTTGAGAGCAATCTAGTATTCAACTTTAGCGATGCAGTCGTCAAAGGACAGGGGAATATCCATGTTGTCGATCAGAGCACAGGAGTCTTGGGGATTGCGTTGGATGTGAATTCTCCCGCCGTGTCGATTGCTGGTGCCGAGGTTACGGTTGATCTTCCCGAAAACCTTTTGAAGGACGCAGTCTACGAAATCTACATCGATTCCGGTGCGTTCATCGATACTTCGACCACTGAAACCCAAGACGCTACACTCTTGGTCCAGGACTTCGATTTCCTACCGCTAGGACCGTTTGAGTTTGAGAATGGAGGAGATGGCACTGATTTCACCTTAGATCCACCACTTGGCTTCAGCGTGGACAACAGCAATATGCCCGGTGGTGGCGTGCCGGAATGGAGCGGATGGAGTTTCGCGGATCGAGATGCTTGGGCTCAAGTCGACGATCAAAATCGCAGTTCCTTTACACTTGCCAACAACACCATCGCCATTGCCGATACCGATGAATGGGCCGACACCACGCCTCGTGATGACGGCAGCTTCAATAGTTTGCTTCAGTCCAAGACGATTCAGTTGGATGGCGTGGCAGCTAGCTCCGTCGTTGTTGAGTTTGATTCGAGCTTCCGTCCCGAGAATAGCCAGGTCGGCGTGTTGGAAGTTCGTTATGACGGAGGGGATTGGACCAATCTGCTCACGCTAGATCCGAGCAACACCTCCAATGCTGGCAACGCAAGCAACCTCAACGAACACCGGTCGATCGAGGTGGATAATCCGACCAGTGGAGAGATGGAGTTTCGCTGGGGGGTGGTCGGTGCGAACGACTGGTGGTGGGGAATCGATAATTTGCACGTCACGGGTGATATCACCGGAGTGCCGTTCGCTGGAGTCGATTCTCCTGCGGTGTGGAGCTTTGCAACCGAAGAATCTCCCAAGCTCAAACTGTCCATTGATCCTGCGGAGATGAACGAGAATGGCGGATCCGCTTTGGGAACGGTCTCTCGCAACGGCCCACCTACGGAAGATATGGTCGTCACGCTCGTTAGCAATGACACATCGGAAGCGACGGTCCCAGCTACAGTCACCATTCTGGCTGGTCAGACATCAGCAACTTTTCCAATCACCGCCGTTGATGATGCGTTGAGCGATCGCATTCAAATTGCTGCGATTACCGCGAGTAGCGTAACGCACGCCGCTGCAACCGCCGAGATCAACGTACTGGATGACGAAGGTCCGAAGATTGTCACATTGACTCCAGCTGACGATGCGACCGATGTCGACTACCAAAGCAATCTCTCCATTGCGTTCGACGTTGATATCAAGAAGGGAAATGGTCTCGTCAATCTAGTACGCACTAGCGACAACGTCCTGATCGCAAGCATCGATATCAATTCTCCCCTAGTCACGATCAGTGGTTCGACAATGACCATTGATCCACCGCTCAACCTCGATGGTTTGACCGGATACTACTTGAGGATCGACGATGGAGCGTTGCTCGATACTTCGACCACTTCGACGCCAAACGCAACTCTACTTACTCAAGACTTTGATTTACTGAATCTGAATGCCTTTAGTCATCAGACGGGCGGCGATGGTACCGATGTTACGCACACGCCTCCCACTGGGTTTGCCGTAGACAACAGTGGCATTACCGGCGGCGCGAACTCGGATTGGTATGGCTGGAGCTTTGCGGACAAAGAGTCCTGGTTGGCCACGAACAGCAGCCAGGGACGTGCTGAATTCGAGTTCGGCAGCGGCAATGTGGCCGTAGCAGATCCTGGGGTTTGGTACAATTCCACGAATGATGCAGTTTCCTTCAATAGCTACCTCAGCACGAATCCCATCGATCTGTCAGGAGTTGACGCCGGATCGGTTGCAATCGAATTTGACTCGAGCTTCGTAGGCGCACTTCCGCAAATTGGAACGTTGGAAGTTTCTTACAACGGCGGAGGATCTTGGACGGAAATCATGGCCTTTGATGCAGATGGCCGCAATGCACACATCCGCATCGACAGCTCCACCGCAGTCAACACATCCCAGGGAGGTGGCACCCTTCGCAACAAGCTGCTCAATCCCGCATCAGGTGAAATGATCTTCCGCTTTGGTGTGGAAAACGCGGGCAACCACCGCTGGTGGGCGATTGACAATATCAAAATCAGCGGTGGCGTGACCGGAGTGCCCTTCCAAGGCATTGCCACCCCAACGGACTGGAACTTCACAACAGCAGTCGCTCCCACAATTACCTTGAGCACGGACAAGCCCACTGTCTCTGAGGGCGGTGGAACGATTACCGGGACCGTCACGAGAAACCGTGATACCGTGGGGGATCTAGTGGTCACACTGACCAGCAGCAACACTGCTGAAGCCACGGTCCCCGCAACGGTAACCATCCCGGATGGGGCTGCATCGGTCGACTTCGTTGTCACAGGGGTGGACGATGCCATCCGTGACTTTGACAAGCTCGTAACGCTCTCTGCGACCGCCACCGACTACTTCTCGGAGTCCACCACGGTTCTAGTCACCGACGACGACTTCCCTAAGCCGATCACCTTCTCGCCAGCGGACGACTCCCTGGCGGTCCCCGTTGATTCCGATCTGGTCATCGAGTTTGACGAAGCGGTCAAAAAGGGGAACGGCTTTGTGCATGTCCTCCGTGCCTCGGACAACAAAGTTGGTTTCAGTATTGATATTCAATCTTCCGCCGTGACCGTTGCAGGTTCAACCGTAACCATTAATCCGACTAATGATCTTATTGGGGACACCGACTATTATGTCTCCTTCGATAATGGAGCCATTCTGAATTTGGCGACATCCCTCAGTGTCGGAACAACACTCCTGAAGCAAGATTTCGAATTGCTTCCACTTGGACCGCACGTATTTGAAACCGATGGCATCTCGCCGGAGGGTACCGATTTCACGCTCACTCCTCCAACGGGCTACAGCGTTGACAACTCCAACATGTCTCCTGGTGGAGTTCCCGAGTGGAGTGGCTGGAGTTTTGCACGCAAGGAATTTTGGGTTGAGGCGGCACAGCAGAATCGCGATGACTTCACGCTCGGCCAAGGGACCATCGCCATCGCCGACGCGGATGAGTTCGATGACTTCTCTTCACTCAATCGGCAGTTCAACAGCCTGTTCCTTTCCAGTCCTATTGATCTGACCCATGTTGCAGCTGGCACCGTACAACTCGAATTTGATTCCAGCTTCTTACCAGAAGGCAGCCAAACTGGGATTATCGACGTGACTTACGATGGAGGAACCACTTGGGAGAACTTGAAAACAATCGTCACTGAGGGGCTGATCAATGAACATCTCACCATCCCCGTAACGAATCCAGCATCTGGAGAAATGCAATTTCGCTTTGGGCTCACAGGGCTTAACAACTGGTGGTGGGCTATCGACAACATCCACGTCACTGGGGCTGTCAGCGGTGTTGCCTTCCCTGGCATTGCAAACTCGGACTCCACAACAACCGATGCTACGACATGGAACTTCACCACTGCCGCCGCACCTGGCTTGTCGGTGAGTGTCGACAGTTCAGCGATCTCGGAAAGCGGCGGTACTGCCGTCGGTACGGTTACTAGAAACACGGACACTACCGCCGCCCTGGTAGTAACGCTCAGTTCTACGGATGCTGCTTCGGTTGGGATTCCAACTTCCGTGGTCATCCCAGCCGGCCAAGCCTCTACGACTTTTGCGATCGCTGCCATCGACGACAGCTTGGCAGACGGGTTAAAGCAGGTGACGATTTCCGCGTCCGCCTTAGGACTTCTGGATGGCGCGACGTCCATCTCGATTAACGACAACGAAGTCGGCGACATTGTGATTTCTGAAATCATGTACAATCCCAATGGTGGTGAGCCACAGACCGAATGGGTCGAGCTGTACAACCGTGGAACGACCACGATCGACCTCGGTGGATGGACGTTGGACGATGAGGATGGAACCGACTGGGGCAAAATCGCTGAGGGCATCCAGCTGGCACCTGGCCAAGTCGGTGTCCTGTACAACAACTTCTTCGATACGATCTCAGATACTGACTTTAGAACTTCCTGGAGCGTTCCCACGGAGGCCATTGTCGCTGGAATCTTCTGGGGCGATTTAGCCAACGATCCAACCACCACCGGCGAGGTCAATGAAGTGCTGACGCTGATCGATGCCGGAGGTGAACCGGTAGAAGTGGTCAACTACGGGAACGATGGTACGCAATGGCCACAAATTTTCGATGGTCCGAGCATCTATCTGGCACAGCTGACCGGAGATAGCCAGTTGGGCACCAATTGGATGAAGTCGGTGGTGGACACCAACGACGCAATCCATCCCTCAGGAGACATCTATGATGCAGCCGACATCGGCTCGCCAGGACGTGTCAGCGTCACGACTGACACGGATGCTCCTGCAATCTCTGCGGTCTATGCTGCCGCCGATACCTGGACGACCGATTTCATCGACGCCGTCGATGGCGGAGGAACCGGCGCGGGCAACGGTTTGGGCGTTGCAGTCGTGGCTGGTGGAGCAACACTCCCCTGGAATACCGTCAACCGATTGTATCTCCAGTTCAGTGAGAACGTGATCCAGCTTGACGCGACGTCGCTAGAGATTCGTGATAGCGATGGCACATTGCCCTTCACGTTCAGCTACGATGCGAACACGCACATCGCCACCATCGATATGGAAGCAGCCTTCAGCTATTCAAAGCTCCGTCTTGCCGTAGCGGATTCCGTGACTGACGCATCGGGCAACGCGCTAGACGGCGACGCCTCCGGGACTGCTGGTGGTCTATTCGAAATGCGTTTCGACGTACTACCTGGAGACGGGGATGGGGACGGTCGTACCACACCGGCCGATCTGAACGTTCTCATCGGCTCCCTCAACCGGCGCGCTGGCCAGGACGGCTACAACCCGTTTGCGGACTGGGATACCGACAGCCGTGGAACTCCGACGGATCTAAGCGTCCTGATTCAATTCTTGAATCGACAGATCTCTACGCTCGCCGAGCCTGCTGCGGCTTTCCCCGCGGCTGCAGCTCTGGCAGTCAGTGCTGAGGGAGAACAAGCTGACTCGGATGAATTGGATCAGCTGGATGCCTTTTTTGCCACCCTTGGTGACGCGCAAGAGAAAAACACTACCTCGAAACTGCTTCCGTTGGGTAGCCGCTAG
- a CDS encoding 2OG-Fe(II) oxygenase family protein, whose translation MSHSAFEVSGQQISLAFPTLLGRFQVPESDLSNPGLLKELLHRESSAPSRDYANVGGWHSSGNLLEWPLPEIVKLRGWISTALASMVRATGQLPEVQGRAEAPRGSFRLTAWGNVSRKGNYHRLHNHPNNAWSGVYYVTGDNSQETGLGGALELYDPRPFTEMVETPGNPYGQRLLVRPAAGLLVVFPSWLYHFVHPNPSDTLRVSIAFNAAWQSDVSQSHP comes from the coding sequence ATGTCCCACTCAGCCTTTGAAGTCAGCGGTCAACAGATCTCGTTAGCCTTTCCAACACTCCTCGGCAGATTTCAAGTTCCTGAGAGTGATTTATCGAATCCTGGATTGCTAAAGGAGCTACTCCATCGAGAATCTTCCGCTCCTAGCAGGGACTATGCAAACGTCGGAGGTTGGCATTCCTCTGGAAATCTATTGGAGTGGCCCCTTCCTGAAATCGTTAAGCTACGGGGCTGGATCTCGACCGCACTCGCGAGCATGGTTCGAGCAACAGGCCAGCTTCCAGAAGTGCAGGGGCGGGCGGAGGCACCACGCGGCAGCTTTCGGCTTACCGCATGGGGAAATGTCAGCCGAAAAGGCAACTACCATCGTCTACACAACCACCCCAACAATGCTTGGTCGGGTGTCTATTATGTCACTGGAGACAATTCGCAAGAAACGGGGCTGGGCGGTGCCCTGGAATTGTACGATCCACGTCCGTTTACTGAGATGGTTGAAACCCCAGGCAATCCCTACGGACAACGACTCCTAGTTCGCCCCGCAGCGGGGCTACTGGTCGTATTCCCTAGTTGGCTCTACCACTTTGTTCACCCCAATCCATCCGACACGCTGCGAGTCTCGATCGCCTTCAACGCCGCGTGGCAATCGGACGTATCCCAGTCGCACCCGTAG